The DNA region TTATAGCCCTGAGGATCACTTGAGCTCTCTGGCCTTAATTAAGCCACCTTTCCTGTTGGAGTGAGGATTGCTCGACCTACTGAATCTGCTTTAACGAAGTTGTCAGGATCTGCTAAGACAGTAAAAGCAGGGAAGTGTCCTTGAAAAATAGAAACAGGCAATACAAACGTGGAGTACTCTTCTTAACTGTGCCCCGACAAGCAGCAGACCGAACGCAAGGGAACCCTCAACGATGTCTCACGGCTGGCTGACAAGGGCACATGGGAGAGGCTTTAATGCAGCCTTTCCCGAGATGATAGGTCATGAAATGCCCATCTAGAAATGAGTCTAACTCTCAGCCCACAAAGCACAAAAGTAACTGATTCATTCATACTGACCAGGCATCAGTGGACCCCAAAAGCAAAGCAAAGTGTCAATGCCGTTGAAGTTCTATTGTTTATTGGAAATAACCGGAGGTCACGGTATCCACAAAGGGCCCCCCCTTAGTTACCCAGCTCAGATTAAGCCCGTCTCAGGCTTTCACATTTGTCCAACCCGACCCTACCCGACCTGTCAAGCTGCCCCAGACAGGTGTTTGGGATCAAGGTAGCTGATTTACAGAAACCTGTACTTTGGTGCTCCTCACTAGCATCACCTCTGAGAACCCACCATCAACGTCCATTCTCTGTTCCTGGGGTAAAAGGGAAGTTCCCCAACAGGAGGAAGGGAAGCTGTTGTTGCCTTCTTTCAAAGGCAGTCAGCGTGAAGTGTTCGATTACTCAGGGGCGCTGAACAAGGGAGAACAAGCAAACTCCAGCACCGTTGGGAAGAGGCAGCACACAGACATATCTAAGCTGTTTTGATCGTCCAGTTTCTTCCAGAACTTTGATCGCTGGAATTCTAGAATAGAACATACTGTAAGTATTCCCCAGGCGGACAATGACAAGATAATTATTAATAATCAGTTCTTTCATTAAAGTTTCCTACAGACCTACACTCACAGTTCCATACGTGGCCCCTGGAAGGAGAGGACAGAGCCAGCCTCTTCGTGCCATTTTTATAATCTCAAAAACAAACCACAAAGGTAAGTACTTTTGGCTGCTGACTCGATGGCTGTGGGAGCCAGATTTCCTTGAAGAGTGGAGCACAGCTGAGGAGGTATAACAGCAATGGCATTTCAACCATCGATAATAACTGGCAAGTCCACTTGACTGACGTGGCACCTAGCATCCTATtagagtttgttttcttttaaaatggtcGATTGTCCAGTGGAGTTCAAGTACAGAATCACAACTGTTTACAGGAATGGGTACAAAAGTTGGCACGAGCTGCCAGCAGTCAGACAGAGAGGACGCCCATTGCAGCTGGACCTTTCTCCAAGTTCAAGCACCTTTCAAACCTTCTTTGAAGTTGACCATCAACACCCCAGAAGCTGCCGCTGACACGTGCTGCCCGGGGTGGGGGAGGCCTGCCTGTTTCAGGTTGGGGACGCTCAGAGGCCCTTTCGGAGCAGCTGGGCAGCGTCCCTGGCCACAGCCACAACGCTGAGGCTGAGGCTTAACCAGATGGTACGATACAGAGTTCACTATCAGAGGGGAAGCATCTGTCGATGTGGCTACTAAGAACCTTGGCCTCCTCTATCCATCCCCATCATCTGTGGTCCTTCCTGCAAACCAATTTGAAATGTTTTCCGtagtccctcccccctcccccgctccccAAACACCATGTTTCCTGAAGCACCATATTCAGAATCTCTCCCCATCTGCACATCACACAGAGCGCAGAAAATATGACATTTCAGGCTCAACGGGAGAgggtttttcttctgtttttgcaGACGGATGAACATCAGCGCCATCCTAAGAAAAAGCCTTTCCCTGAAAGGAGAGCCATCGACTCTAGAGGAGACGCTCCCAAGCCAGACTAGAGCAAGCCTATTCCGGAGCCCTTTGAGTCCAAAAGGAAGCTATGGCCACCAGGTGATTGGAAAGGCTAGCCCGGGTCACAAGTCCAATCACCAACAGTGATCGATCCTAAGGCACGGCACACACGTGCAACAATGCATTACTTGCAAgagaggaatttgcattttaccTGCACGATAAGTATTCTCTATTTTGGATAGTTTCCCTGAATGGTGCTGTGAGcatcaaacttttttttgtagaaaacaggaaaatttcacaagttgtaaaaatatttttggagtaTTTCTTAGTGGCAATTATTGGGGGCGAGCTCTTTGGGGTCAGGTATGGGAAGGACAGGGATGAAGAGAAAGTATCAGGTATAGAATCCTTAATACAAAAGCCCAGGTCCCACTTCTCTCTCCAGTCCTCTCCATAGGGCCTGGATTTCTGAGGCTCTGGAGGTGGAGACGGCATTTAGGCAAGTGCAAACTTTGCGTTGCGGCTTCTAAGCATCTTAAAAGCAGCAAGGTTGGGAGGGGGGGGGTGAGAGGTGGAGGGTGCTAGTAATGATTTTCCCCCCAAATCAGATTCCATGTAGAAAGTAAATACACCCAATTTAATACCCACTGTGCCCACCTGGGATTTTAAAAGCAGCAGAGAGCCTGAGTGCTGCTTTGCCCCCAAGCAAAGGCAGTTACCACCCAATACTGGCCTGATCAATATGGAATTGGCTTTTGAAAACCAAACTAGAATCAAACATGCTGAAGTGAACTGCAACGGGAACACAATTCTAGATGTGGCTGGAACGAGGGCAGGTACCTAAGCTTTTCTCGTAACCCAAATTTCTCAGCACTAGAACATTAAGAGATCTCACTGAGAGCCACAAACAAACCTAGAGTAGGTCAGCTTCTTTCTCCAGCCCAGCTTATAAAACCTGCTGGACTTATACAAATCAAGTGGCATCATACTACCTACCAAAGGAACTAGGATTCTAAAAACACAGCACATTCTTGCCCCATGAGAAATGGAGCCCCCAGACAAGACAGTCTGACCTTTTTCTCCTCCCATGCGTGCAGAGCCCAGAAGGTTCCCCAACAGATGGGGAAAGAGTTTCACGGGAAGGAGTAATACAAACTCTAAGCACTGACCCAGGGATGGAGGTGCAGCTGCAGACTCACTGAAGGATGAAGCCAGGATGTGGAGGAAGCCTCGGAGGAGGTCTCTGAGGAAGGGCCGGAGGGTATGGTGATGCAAACTGAGGAGGGTATCCTGGCTGAGGATTGTGACCAATAGATGGAAGGCCCACcctggggggaagaggagggcacTGTAATCCTGGGTAAGGAAGAGCCTGTCCTGATCCCATGGCCACTGTAAATGGAGTCGCGAACCGTCCAGCAGGgactgggggtggtggtggagggatgCGCCGGGGCACAACAGACGGGGGCACACTGGCATCTGAAGCTGGGTAGGGCACCATAGGAACTGGTGTTGGATCTGGCACCCTGGGCTGCAGCTGGACTTGGGCCTTTGGAAGTCTCTGGCCCTTAAGCACCATTTCCTGAAGTTTCTCAATTTTTACTCGACGTAAATGGGCTAGTTTCCGTTTATTTTGATATTCATCGATGAATGAATCGAGTGGGACCTCTCCATCAAGGAACTTCTCCGCCATGTTCTGAAATAATGAGTAAATACTAAGTTAGAGGGTCTGGAATCAAAACAGAAGCTCCAACTCTGTACCAGAGACCCTCTGGAGCTACGTGGCTCCCACAGGAACAAACGAGGCAGAGGAGAAGAAACCACTGCCTCTCCGTTCAGTCAGGTGGGTGCCTCTTGATTTGATTCCCATCTACTTTTTTAACTCCTTCCAGAAAAATGACTGTTTATGTCCCTTAGTCCCTAAAAAAACCATTTAATGAGGCTCTCCCACCATGCTACACACTCAG from Trichosurus vulpecula isolate mTriVul1 chromosome 1, mTriVul1.pri, whole genome shotgun sequence includes:
- the VPS37B gene encoding vacuolar protein sorting-associated protein 37B, which translates into the protein MAAMAAAGPGPGAAGVAGRLAGLSLVQLNELLEDEEQLTSMVQEMEETENVQLNKEMTLANNRSLAEGNLLYQPQLETLKASLTQKYQELQVLFEAYQIKKTKLDQQSSSASLETLLALLQTEGAKIEEDTENMAEKFLDGEVPLDSFIDEYQNKRKLAHLRRVKIEKLQEMVLKGQRLPKAQVQLQPRVPDPTPVPMVPYPASDASVPPSVVPRRIPPPPPPVPAGRFATPFTVAMGSGQALPYPGLQCPPLPPRVGLPSIGHNPQPGYPPQFASPYPPALPQRPPPRLPPHPGFILQ